A window from Triticum aestivum cultivar Chinese Spring chromosome 6D, IWGSC CS RefSeq v2.1, whole genome shotgun sequence encodes these proteins:
- the LOC123144451 gene encoding uncharacterized protein, translating into MSLGPTYTLDGQCGMMVTSSNLCKLSPLQHHCIFENGALRGTLLRYALSVAAILAIEDLTYQVSAAPNGRLNDVVASPNPQVSSAGQWATIGQQEYKNANMYAGADPYVVLLQRLGDYSVYVGVDGAESFNPGNVLARV; encoded by the exons ATGTCTCTGGGTCCAACATATACCCTT GATGGCCAATGCGGGATGATGGTGACTTCTTCAAATCTGTGCAAGCTATCTCCTCTTCAGCATCACTGTATTTTTGAAAAT GGTGCTCTACGAGGTACTTTGTTAAGATATGCTCTTTCTGTGGCTGCCATTTTAGCCATTGAGGATTTAACTTACCAG GTCTCGGCAGCACCCAATGGCAGGCTGAATGATGTGGTGGCATCTCCAAACCCTCAGGTGTCGTCCGCAGGGCAGTGGGCAACAATAGGGCAGCAGGAGTACAAGAATGCCAACATGTATGCTGGCGCTGACCCCTACGTAGTATTACTACAGAG GCTGGGGGATTATTCAGTCTATGTGGGCGTTGACGGAGCAGAGTCATTTAACCCT GGAAATGTGCTAGCAAGGGTATGA